In the Novosphingobium sp. 9 genome, one interval contains:
- the ffh gene encoding signal recognition particle protein, which yields MFDSLSDRLGGVFDKLRGRGALKEQDVRDAMREVRIALLEADVALPVVRRFVDQVTEQAIGQSVLRSVTPGQQVVKIVNDALVEMLGGDKPADLDLEAVPPVVIMMVGLQGSGKTTSTAKIARLLREKHGKKVMMASLDVNRPAAQEQLRVLGEQVSVATLPIIAGQQPTEIATRAMQAARLQAVDVLLLDTAGRLHVDTQLMDEMKAVAAIATPRETLLVVDSLTGQDAVNVAQSFSGEVDLTGVVLTRMDGDARGGAALSMRAVTGKPIKFAGTGEKMDALEVFHPGRVASRILGMGDVVSLVEKAAEAVKVEEAEALAKRMEQGKFDMNDLRTQLNQMQKMGGLGALAGMMPGLKKAKAAMQQSGMDDKVLLRMDAIIGSMTPKERANPALLNAKRKIRVANGSGTQVQDVNKLLKMHLEMAKAMKQIKKMGGLKGLAAMFGKGGLGGAMPGLDGLGAGGAGGLGGMPGLGGGAPDLSKFLKK from the coding sequence ATGTTCGACTCTCTTTCGGATCGTCTCGGCGGCGTCTTCGACAAGCTGCGCGGTCGCGGCGCGCTCAAGGAGCAGGACGTCCGCGACGCCATGCGCGAAGTGCGCATCGCGCTGCTGGAAGCCGATGTCGCGCTGCCGGTGGTCCGCCGCTTCGTCGATCAGGTGACGGAACAGGCCATCGGCCAGTCGGTGCTGCGTTCGGTTACGCCGGGCCAGCAGGTCGTCAAGATCGTCAACGATGCGCTGGTCGAGATGCTGGGCGGCGACAAGCCTGCCGATCTCGATCTGGAAGCCGTGCCGCCGGTCGTCATCATGATGGTCGGCCTTCAGGGCTCGGGCAAGACCACCAGCACTGCCAAGATCGCGCGCCTTCTCCGCGAGAAGCACGGCAAGAAGGTGATGATGGCCTCGCTGGACGTGAACCGTCCGGCGGCGCAGGAGCAGCTTCGCGTGCTGGGCGAGCAGGTCTCGGTCGCCACGCTGCCGATCATCGCCGGGCAGCAGCCCACCGAGATCGCCACGCGTGCCATGCAGGCCGCCCGCCTTCAGGCCGTGGACGTGCTGCTGCTCGACACTGCGGGTCGCCTCCACGTCGACACCCAGTTGATGGACGAGATGAAGGCGGTGGCCGCGATCGCCACCCCGCGTGAGACGCTGCTGGTCGTCGATTCGCTGACCGGTCAGGACGCGGTGAACGTCGCGCAGTCGTTCTCGGGCGAGGTCGATCTGACTGGCGTCGTGCTGACCCGTATGGACGGCGATGCACGCGGCGGTGCGGCATTGTCGATGCGCGCCGTTACCGGCAAGCCGATCAAGTTCGCCGGTACCGGCGAGAAGATGGACGCGCTCGAAGTGTTCCATCCGGGCCGCGTCGCCAGCCGTATCCTGGGCATGGGCGACGTCGTCAGCCTGGTCGAGAAGGCCGCCGAAGCGGTCAAGGTCGAGGAAGCCGAGGCCCTTGCCAAGCGCATGGAGCAGGGCAAGTTCGACATGAATGACCTGCGCACGCAGCTTAATCAGATGCAGAAGATGGGCGGCCTCGGTGCGCTGGCAGGCATGATGCCGGGCCTCAAGAAGGCCAAGGCGGCGATGCAGCAGTCGGGCATGGACGACAAGGTTCTGCTGCGCATGGATGCGATCATCGGTTCGATGACGCCCAAGGAGCGCGCGAACCCGGCGCTGCTCAACGCCAAGCGCAAGATCCGTGTCGCCAACGGTTCGGGTACGCAGGTGCAGGACGTCAACAAGCTGCTCAAGATGCATCTGGAAATGGCCAAGGCCATGAAGCAGATCAAGAAGATGGGCGGCCTCAAGGGGCTCGCGGCGATGTTCGGCAAGGGCGGCCTTGGCGGTGCGATGCCGGGTCTCGACGGGCTTGGCGCGGGTGGTGCAGGTGGCCTTGGTGGCATGCCCGGTCTCGGCGGCGGCGCTCCCGATCTCAGCAAGTTTCT